From bacterium, the proteins below share one genomic window:
- a CDS encoding ribosome recycling factor: protein MASPLLAEIEERMSKTARSTEHEFTQVRAGRASTALLDSIRVDYYGTPSPLNQVATLAVPEARLITVSPWEKKMLGLIEKAILAANIGLTPQNDGNVLRINIPPLTEERRKDLVKRVKQLAEEGRVAVRNVRRTGIEQAKQQEKEQALTEDELKRATDGIQKLTDRFVAEIDAALAKKIAEIMEV, encoded by the coding sequence ATGGCCAGCCCACTGCTCGCCGAGATCGAAGAGCGCATGAGCAAGACCGCCCGCAGCACCGAGCACGAATTCACCCAGGTCCGCGCCGGGCGCGCGAGCACGGCTCTGCTCGACTCCATCCGCGTCGACTACTACGGCACGCCGTCACCGCTGAACCAGGTGGCCACGCTGGCCGTGCCCGAGGCGCGCCTGATCACGGTCTCCCCCTGGGAGAAGAAGATGCTCGGGCTGATCGAGAAGGCGATCCTCGCCGCCAACATCGGCCTCACGCCGCAGAACGACGGCAACGTGCTGCGCATCAACATTCCGCCGCTCACCGAGGAGCGGCGCAAGGATCTCGTCAAGCGCGTCAAGCAGCTCGCCGAGGAGGGGCGCGTCGCCGTGCGCAACGTGCGCCGCACGGGCATCGAGCAGGCCAAGCAGCAGGAGAAGGAGCAGGCGCTGACCGAGGACGAGCTCAAGCGGGCCACGGATGGCATCCAGAAGCTCACCGACCGCTTCGTCGCCGAGATCGACGCGGCGCTCGCCAAGAAGATCGCCGAGATCATGGAAGTCTGA